The genomic window GTGGTCGGCCTTGGCCAGGGGGTAGGGCACGCCAAAATAATCTTCGAAATACTCTATGCTGCGGGTGGCAGCATCTAGCGCAAAATCGAGCGAATTAGCTGGCTGTGCGGCTGTTGCCCAGACGTTTACATTTACGCCAGATTTTGTTTTGGCAGTTTTACGGTGCATATCACCAGTGACAAACGCCAACAGATAAGTAGACATCCTCGGCGTCGGCTCGAAGGTAGTCTGTAGTCTGTAGTCTGTAGTCTGTATTCCTTGGTCTGTACTCTTGTCTCTTGACTCTTGTCTCTTGACTCTCTGCTGCGTAGCAGCGGGCGTATTCCCAAGAACCTGCACGCCATCCTGTGTAATAAGCGTAAAATCAAACACGGCCTTAGCTTCGGGTTCGTCTATACACGGGAATGCCTCACGGGCATGATGGCTTTCAAA from Candidatus Hydrogenedentota bacterium includes these protein-coding regions:
- a CDS encoding aminopeptidase, whose protein sequence is KRGERELTVKRINHQKSLHEVRIHTVEMVYPGQYTVEMSFEAPITNGMTGIYPCYWKDAEGQEQKLFATQFESHHAREAFPCIDEPEAKAVFDFTLITQDGVQVLGNTPAATQQRVKRQESRDKSTDQGIQTTDYRLQTTFEPTPRMSTYLLAFVTGDMHRKTAKTKSGVNVNVWATAAQPANSLDFALDAATRSIEYFEDYFGVPYPLAKADHVALPDFSSGAMENWGLITYRERVLLDYPETTSQSTREYIAL